The Lolium rigidum isolate FL_2022 chromosome 2, APGP_CSIRO_Lrig_0.1, whole genome shotgun sequence genomic interval atatttgtatcttgactcgttggagtcgttattGTAATATAActatttcttgtgggctctattttaacctgttgtaatgttactgctggtgttaattcctctggcatcacgtgtgtgattcatcgcgTCAGCCCTGGACCCGCTCGTCAGTCCCTGCGGCTGGATCACCCTTCGGTGAGAAAAGCTTCagctgttttctgttttttttctgaaatttccagaaaatgtgtatatcttgcataaatcatatcttgcaaaccgtaactcgaaataaaatgttttatatatgaaaattgatcagaaaaaattcaaggaacatgaatatgccatccattcatctgtttgcatctcgaatCATGTCGCTCGTGGATAGTCGtgtatgttcacctaacataacaCCGGAGCATTTCGGAACACCGACGTGGTTTTACCCGCTCCATTTAATATTgatgtagcgcacccctgccatgttatgcaaTGCTAAACACCatttaaatttgccggtagaaaatgcaactcgaaCCGTAAATTGTTTATCCGTGGTTCCAActtcgattaatatggataagttgcattgcatcatGTCTGACATGTCATGCGTATCATctggatcatgctggatcttctgtaTCCGTAGTAATAAGGAAAAGTATGTTGTCTCTCATATCGGGGAATCTATATAATTGGGCTGGCCTTATGGTGACGAAAAAGCATTTATTCCCCTATGGTTCTTTCTCTAAAAATGATGGATTCTGAGATAGGATTCTCGGAGGACAAATTGTTAGAAATTACCACACTCCTATAACAATATCCAATTCTATacaatattgtgcatcacaaaGGTGATACAATTGCTAAGGTGATGGAATCCTACCCACCTGTTGTGACACAGACGAGTTCCGTTGGAACCTAAATGAGAATGGTAAATTCTGGATGGATTCCATGTATAGAGCGATGATTTAGCCTCTTGAGCCGGTTGTAATAATAAgctgatttggaagatgaagataccgcttaAGACTAAGCTTTTCGCATGGTATCTCTGAAGGGTGTTATTCTAACTAAAAACAATCTTGCAAAACGtaactggcatggaagtaaaaaatGTGCCTTTTGTCATCATGGTGAGATATTAAAACACTTATTCTTCATCGACAACCACGGACCAGATCAAATTCTCACCTCCTCAAGAAACTCTACCCCATGAAACAAACAACTCCAGCATAGGATGTTTCCTTCGTGGGTTTTGCCTCCAAGATGTTACCATCCGGCCAGTAACGGGCACGTAAGATCTTGGCCCATAAACTATCCCGGTTCTGGATATTTCTGTTGTTCTAATTTCtgcctcttcttctccctctgaATCAAACTTTTTTTTGCCATAATGTGCCGTTTCTATTATTGTCAAGTATATGGTTCTAATCCTAGatggaaaaataaatagaaaaaaaaatctaagaaggCGGATCCTCCCTATCACCTATATTGACAACATTGCGATGTTAAACACATGGATATCACACAAACCAAGCCCTCCCACCGACTTTGGTCTTGCCAGCCTCTCCCATCCTATCCACTGTATTTTGTATTCCTTATCATTTTGACTCTACCGAAACTTGCCGATTAGggccgacaatccttctgcacatATCACAAATAGGTTGGGCGATACAACTTTGGGAAAGTGAAACAATTTCGATTGTGACCATTGTGCAACTGACCAATACCAATCCCCCCTTCAACATCAGGAGTTTGTTGGTGTTTAAGCTATTTCTCATTTGAATAAGAATTAGGAAAACTATAAAGTTTTCTATAGAATCCAATTGCTCCAAATTGCTCGTAAAATCTCTTATACAAAGAGGGTATGGGAGACGCGAAATATCAGCTTCCAAAATTAGCAGTCCGAAGCGTGGTTGACCTTGAAACAAAGTAGACAAGACAATAAGACATCCATTCCCGGTCCATTGACACACGACTACACGAGACGGCTAGGTGCATGCATGCCCACCACGCCTCCTACGATTTAGGACGAGAAGCCATGGCGCCCGACCATGCACCGACATTGCCGTCGCACCGCTCGCCGGGGGCTCTTCCCGTTTAAGTAACTCGCCACTCCCCTCTTTGACGCATTCCCTCTCCTCCGCTGCGCAGGCCACCGATCGATCGGAGGGGCCGTCTAGCTAGCTGCACGACCGTGCGTGGTAGCAACACCTACCATCGATCATCTCTGCTCGATCCCCTCTCGTGCGCCCGCTGAGCTAGGCCGACGTCGTCGTTGCTGCCTGGCCGGGCAAGATGCCAGGAGCCGTGATCGTTCACCACGCCAGGTACAAGACGTACCCTGGCGAGGTCACCGGCTACGTCTTCTACTCCTGTCTCGTCGCCTCCGTCGGCGGCTGCATCTTCGGCTACGACATCGGCCTCACCGGTAAGTAGTTAACCTGGCTTCATCCATCGATCGCTGCCCTACCCTTGCATGAATCTGACTCGTTTTTCTACGCCGGCGTCGGCGAATGACTGAATGAACAAAAATGTAGCCGGTCTGACGTCGACGGAGTCGTTCTTGATCATGTTCTTCCCGGACATCTACCGGCAGCAGAAGGAGCAGGTGATCACGAACCAGTACTGCAAGTTCGACAGCCAGGAGCTGTCCCTCTTCGGCTCCTCGCTCTTCCTCTCCGCCGCCGTGGCCTCCCTCTTCGCCAGCCTCATGGCGCGAACCATGGGCCGCAAGTGGACcctcttctccgccgcctccgcctacgTCCTCGGCGCCTGCATGGGCGGCGTCGCAACCACCTTCCCCATCCTCCTCacaggccgcctcctcctcggcgtcggcgtcggcctcTGCATCCACGCTTCGCCGCTGTACATCTCGGAGATGGCGCCCGCTCAGCAGCGAGGGATGCTCAACATCCTGTTCCAGTTCATGATCACCATCGGGATCCTGTCCGCGAGCCTGACCAACTACTTCACCGCCAAGTTCATCGGCGGGTGGGGCTGGCGCGTCGGGCTGGCCCTCGGCGCCGTCCCGGGCGGCGTCATCGCCCTGGGCTCCCTCGCCATCCCGGACACGCCCATCTCCCTCCTCAGCCGCGGCGACACCGAGACGGCCCGCGCCGTGCTGTCACAGATCAGGGGCATCGGGCCCGACGACGTGCGGCAGGAGTTCGACGACCTCGTCTCCGCCTGCGAGGAGAGCAAGGCCGTGGTCAACCCGTGGCGTGAGCTCTTCATCAGCGGGAGGTACAAGCCGCAGCTCGTCTTCGCGCTCACCGTGCCCTTCTTCCAACAGCTCACCGGCATCAACGTCATCATGTTCTACGCGCCGGTGCTGTTCAAGACGATGGGGTTCCGGCAGGACGCGTCCATCGTGTCCTCCGTCATCACGGGACTCGTCAACGTGTTCTCCACCTTCGTCGCCCTCTGTACCGCCGACAAGGTGGGCCGGCGTGCCCTGTTCCTGCAGGGCGGCACCCAGATGATCATCTCCCAGATCCTGGTGGGCACCTTCATCGGGCTCCAGTTCGGCCTCAGCGGGACGGGGGCCATCTCGGAGCAATACGCCATGTGCATCGTGCTCTTCATTTGCGTGTACGTGGCCGGCTTCGCGTGGTCGTGGGGGCCGATGGGGTGGCTCATCCCCAGCGAGGTGTACCCGCTGGGGGTGCGGTCGCAGGCGCAGAGCATCACGGTGGCCGTCAACATGTGCTTCACGGCCTTCATCGGCCAGATCTTCCTCACGCTGCTGTGCCACCTGAGGTt includes:
- the LOC124686431 gene encoding sugar transport protein MST7-like, with protein sequence MPGAVIVHHARYKTYPGEVTGYVFYSCLVASVGGCIFGYDIGLTAGLTSTESFLIMFFPDIYRQQKEQVITNQYCKFDSQELSLFGSSLFLSAAVASLFASLMARTMGRKWTLFSAASAYVLGACMGGVATTFPILLTGRLLLGVGVGLCIHASPLYISEMAPAQQRGMLNILFQFMITIGILSASLTNYFTAKFIGGWGWRVGLALGAVPGGVIALGSLAIPDTPISLLSRGDTETARAVLSQIRGIGPDDVRQEFDDLVSACEESKAVVNPWRELFISGRYKPQLVFALTVPFFQQLTGINVIMFYAPVLFKTMGFRQDASIVSSVITGLVNVFSTFVALCTADKVGRRALFLQGGTQMIISQILVGTFIGLQFGLSGTGAISEQYAMCIVLFICVYVAGFAWSWGPMGWLIPSEVYPLGVRSQAQSITVAVNMCFTAFIGQIFLTLLCHLRFGLFFFFGAWLLLMTLFIAVVLPETKCVPLEEVSHVWRKHWFWRKYIVDSSADARGAEMRKRIALEMS